ggcgaTAGTAcgtcaaaacttttttttctgcagatcTTTACGTTTCGAGCGACTCTAaaaagaatgacaaaaaaaatttttttatacgcccttttggcatggaACCCTATCTACTGCTgtaatacgcccttttggcatttggcacgcgatatgatactgaagttagccgacgtctaacaatttttggacttttttttagacggtaaattataaaaaaaaaaatatttaaaaaaaattgcacttgtagtctttgaaattttctacaagtgcatatttttagtttttttttttcaaatttaattgtcctaaaaaaaatccaaaaatttgtaatttgccgctaacttcaggatcgctcacatgatattgaagttagccgacgtctattaagttttgaattttttaaaaatccataaattaaaaaaaaaatatttacaaaaattgcagctatagtttttttaattttctacatgtgcatatttttagtttttttttttttttaattaaatcgttgaaaacaaaatttgaaaatttttaattgtctgctaacttcaggatcattacaTTCACTCCCATAATAAAATAGcttattatatgtatatatatatttataacaattgttaataattacattGGTCTTTTTGATAAAAGTATTTGTTAATTGTCAAGGTAGCGATTGCCAAAAGTTTGTTGGCGTAACCAACCCTgatgatagaatatatatatatatatataggatgCTATTTCAAGACACATAGCAGAGAAGAGATgatgatttgaattttcatcaaTCAGCCTGCAATATATTACCAATAAGAAAACTAATAAACGTACTGggcattaattattatatattcattttaattatccataaatacaaaggtaaaaaattatatatctgATTATTTATCGATTCGAATATCAATAAGAgatcttgttttttttttacatatatttataatcaaattgtaattcctttttttttgtaaattataatacgttcgtttttttttataaaatttacaaatatatataataataattcatatatgTTATTCAGTCTACAATATAATCAAcaggtttataaaaatactaatacctaaaaaaaatttgaaagtataGTAATTGAGATGATATCACAACTTAAAGGTATTTCttctttttgtaaataaaatagcaaaaaataaaaccgtcgatttttatatttttatgatgataataacaacaataagtgtgtaaataaaattttatgtaaaatgttaaataacaattaagaAAAGTCATAAAGAAGATAACGATTTAACGATTGAGGTAATTGTAGTCTTCGAACAATTTTAGGTAATTTAGGgccataaatttttctcacaaTTAGTCGAGCTTGATGAGTAAGCGGTAACGGTGTTCGCGCAGCCTCCATAACTAAAGCTCTCTGGGCGTCAGTGAGACTGCTGGATCTCCTGATCATACAGGGATCAAAACTCTCAGCAGCCTCCAACAGAGCTCTCAACAGTTTTGGTTTATCAGCAGtattttgaagtgaatttaatATCCCGTGTGGATCACGAAATTGGGTTTTAATAACAACACGTGCTCCGTACTTGAGAAGAAGTGCAACAACCTCGACAGACGGGTTTGCGTTACTGGCAACATATTCAGCCAGCACTGGACGTAACGATAGACCTTCATCGCTTCTTATAACAAGATTTGGATCGGCTCCACGTTCTAAAAGCATACACAGGATTTCCAGTCTATTGGGAATATTGTCAGCACAGGCGACATGAAGAGGGGAACCGATTATCGGTGATGATTCATTCACATCAgcgcctaaaaaaatttattaattattaattaatgatatagagtaacaataacaacaagTGTTATGCAAATAAATGTACCAGCTTCAAGTAACATTTCAACAATCGAGGGGTCACCCTTGAGAATTGCCAAGTCCAAGGCCGATGGTTTTTGGTAGTCAGGGCCAAGATTCAATTTAACTCCCTGCTTCAGCATAAGATTTATCACAGTTTTGTCGCCACCAAGTATCGCATAATGCATAACTGTTCTGTAATCGTGTCTTGCATCTGCCATTGCATTTACATTTGCTCCATAACTCAAAAGCAACAGCACTGACGCTATGCCCTAAAACACAtatggtaattaaaaaaataaacttttaataaatattacaataaatataattaaaattttttatacctgAGGTAACCTCGCAGCTTTCATCAATGGCGTAAGACCAGCACGGTCACGGGTATTAGGCTGAGCTCCAAAAGCCAACAGTAATTCCATGCACTCTAGATCTAAAGGTGATACCAGATTTATTTCCGAACCAAAAAAGTATCTTTTATTTGGATTCGCACCAGCTTCCAGTAAAATTTTCGCAACTCCAGTGTGCCCGTTTCTCAAGGCCAGTCGAAGTGGTTCATCGCAAAGCATGGTACTGTAAATCcacgtttaaataaatagataagtaagtatataaacaaataattatttaacttaaataataataataactaccGAGGAAATAATTCTCCAGTATCTGGACGATGGTCCACTTTGGCGCCATGCttcaatagtaattttacaatatcAGTGTATCCATGTTCAGCAGCTAGATGCAATGCCGAATATCCACATTCATCAGTAGCGTCAATGTCTGCACCCCGGACAATAAGAAGTTGGGCCGCATCCGCGTACTTTTGCCAAACAGCGTAATGAAGTGGTCGTAAACCCTGAGTTACTATTTCGTTTGGTTTAGCACCACAAGCTAGCAGTATCCTTATTTCGTCCAATGATTGCATTCGTATTATTGAATCAGCAAGCTCTCGCTGCATTGGATTGGCAATGCACTCAGCCGGCATCTATATCaatcaacaaaaataattgcaaaatttttattaataattatacttatatttactatgaatatatatatagagacaaatgatataaatattaaaatgaccATGACCTTGTAATTCATTCAAtagattattatattttttagtaaaaatagtaaatttttttttcttttttttaaattgacttgCCAGAAAAATCGAGATAAGTAATCGAGAATGACGACAACTCCAATTGTTACtcatgattattattgtttatttttttttgctgaaaACGTGCACGttctgtttttaaattttacacacAACCAGCCCACGAgtttattgtattattatttatttaaatgtatgaTATATGTAGTAGTCATGCTGCAAAGTCTTTGTCTATTTAACGTCTAATAGTGAGGACCACTATCCGTCCTATTTATTGAGAGCACTAAAGGTAATGTCTATTTCTAATCCTCGCGGTAGCAATAATGACGTTTTACTGTCATATGatgtagataaataaatttatttgagtgggatattattttttaatagatgcAATTTTATGCGCATGACATTACATGCATTGTAAAGCatgctttaatttaaatttatttaatttttatttatatttatatttacacatATTACAAACCCAATTCAATAATATATACGCACTTCGTTTGATCGAAATAACGTTAACCGTGAGTACGAGACCtgcaaattcaaattcaaattttatttatttacttttttttatttaatattttgtgaaattatttaaaaactatttaatgTTAACTACTAAAAAACaaagagttatttttttttgtatttttctcaTTAGGCAGAGACGACGTCATCGCTGAAGTTACAACAACAAATTGAGCGGTTCCAAAATAATCACAATCTAACATCATGGAACCTTTGCCAATGTCAAGGAACAACGGCGCAGTTTTAGTAAAAAAGTCTACACtataaaaaaacacttgacACACAGtgacataaaaaaagtttccatTTGAATCCAAAATAACTTTGAGTTTCTCAAACATGCCAggtaataaaatagtaattaatgagTAAATAAACTAACAAACGttagtgatttaaatttattggcaattaatatataaatttttgaattttcttttgtGTTTTGACACATGGACATGATAACGCTCCACTACAAACATACCCACTTATGTTACGAAACTACGATGTAGATGATGCactgacaatttaaaaataaataatctaatGATCCGCCAAGCGccaattaattatatagtCCATTAAAAGTAtccacaatatatataaacaccGATACATactaaaaactataaaatattaactttttaaattttcccgcgGTTGTTTGATTTCATGTTTTGGAAATCCCCCGGACATTATTACGCACATGATTGTCTTCGTCGTTACTCATTATCTAACATCTCCCGTTTcacaattactattattattattattactattattgttattatacttTTACACATTTTACAAACTGGTGGCATTTAATaggataaaaaacaataaatagtagtaataaaatataaattataataaagcAATAGCACCTGTTTACTTACTTCAAAGACAGTGCGATGCTCCAACATGTAGAATTCGTATTACAAACTGTTTTATTCGACAGAAACTCAGTCCTATTTAAAGCATACAAAGATGATTCTGCCAAAAATAACACAAAGAAAGAGAGGATGCTGCGAAAGAGCGTGCGcacataattttatatatgacAACGTCTACATCGCACACTATCCGTACAATGCACACACGATCTCACGCACTTTTAACAAAACtacgcattttttatttagttaactAACAAAATTATCACCCCAATATGACATTTTCTCTTAGGaaatttttacgtttttttcctgcatcaaaaaaaaaaatctttgataCTTTATCCATATTTTTGTTactcttaaaattattattataatttttaagaaaaaaaaaaatacgaacgTACAGCACAAGGAaattcttaataattaataataataattatatataacttgaaATGCACAAAGAGAGTTGTACGATTGTCTGGCAAAAAGTTGGCAAAGATCTTCTGAGGGAAATCCCACGACGTGCACGTGTgcttaagttttttaaaatatatcaaatcgTCTTGTCGGTGAAGTTTCTTGTTCTTTTGTACAGGCTACGCATTTGACGCATATAAAGGAGATTCTTGAACCATCTTTTTATCTTATTTCTCAAGACTGAGTAATCCAGAAgacaaaaaaacatataatagagcatacaggaataatttaaAGGGAAAATACCGAGGCAATAGGATCAATTTTTGGTATACTTATTGGTAGAGTCTAGTCAATGACCtcttatttatatctataacGATCTCGGTTACTTATTAAGCTAGTGAGATAGGTCCAGGAGTCAGTAAACCATCTtatatcttatatatattattatacagCAAGACAGTTGTttcatacttttaaaattattcatttttttttccatcatcGCTTTTAGAGACAAAGGCGCTTTTTtagtttgattaattaaattaatgttacattttttaatcctaaagttacaaaataaaaatctcaacacatacatttatactaATATATATCTTATATACTGAAGCTAATTAATCTtatacattatttatatatatatgatccacaattattatttatttcaggaCATGATTAAGAAACTATCAAGTGacaattcacttattttttatttattttttagcttaataataattattctcgtttagataaataaaCTTTAGCGATTGTGTCGCTAACTCTTATGCTGAgttatatatcttttttttttttttttatttttagttcggATGTATTGTCAAGTTCAAGTAATTTGCCGTTTGATGATTTAGATCTTGGCGTACGATTGTTTTTTGTGATAACGATAGAGatgattatgatgatgatgatgagaaAAGATATTCATATACATCCAGGAGGTAGGCACACTTGCGATCCAAGTCATCTTTCTTGGAGCACAGGAAGATTCGGGATACAAGATACAGGTTGATTGATATTGTGATTATTGATGATGTCGGTGCCACCGTCTCTCGTATAGGCAGAGTAAATGATGATTAGATGACTACTCACTAACGCAGATCAGATGAATGCCCTGCGAATAAATTACCAAACACGTTAACAATTAATCAGCTtacgtgttttattttttaattattattacgcaCAAGCAATTGTAATTGTGTTATAAAATGGAAAAATCATAGAGAGGTggacaataaaacaaaattagaatttaattttgaccaTAAATTGGGCGTTTCGTCCCTTTATTGGGACTTCTTCAGCAACTTAAACAAGTCATTATAAatgatttacaaaattatataaatagacaaaacaattaattatataatcatatgGTACaacatacacggaaaaaaataaataggtgctgcaacaggacaaaatcctgttgcagcagcAGGATTTTTCCTGTGAAATCAATAagataaggaacaagtttcatgtactaattttttttttatccgtataatgaaatttcaaaatataaaaaaaaattcaaattttttttcaaaattggaattttcgttcaaaatttaaatcttttttcaaattttgaattttattataccgacaaaaaaaattggtacatAAAACTTGTTCTTTATCCTATTGATTTCAAAGGAAAAATCCTgatgctgcaacaggattttgtcctgttgctATAACATGAAAATCCAGTTGCAGcacctatttatttttttccgtgtaactAATCacatttgttaattaataaccaATCACattgttttgtttatttatataattttgtaaataatttataatgactTATTTTAGTTGCTGAAGAAGTCCCAATAAAGGGTCGAAACGTCCAATTTAtggtcaaaataaaattctaattttgtaTTATTGTCCACCTCCCTATGATTTCACCATTTTATTAAGTTGATCTGGAcacgatttaaaattaatgtaattgtgtgatgtatttttaatatttattatcaacagTCGAATCTCGTTATaagaaattatcatttttaaaaacgtatactttaattattattttatttttcagaccAAAGACCAAAGACCGAAGACCgaatttttaagtttcaataataaatacatagtaattaagttttaatatatttaatatataagtaacaaaaaaaaatttattacatttacataaattataattgaataaatatcaaaacaataaaattataataacttaatttaaatttgaaaaatcttgttcttttaaatttataaatatataaaaataataataacttaaaaaatataaatatatattatattgattgATGCTCAAAAtacataatattattattattatttctcataaaatgaATTCgactgtattattattattattgttattatatattaacaatagtaataataataataatgaaaatgtaTTTGATTTTATACAAAATGTTGTGTATtatgtatgaaaaataaaataaaataaaataagagtaaACGTGGTATTGATTCgttttagaaataattttattaagaaataCTCTGCACTTATTAAATGccttatgataataattattcatggtagttattattattattattatctattgtTTATAGCAATCACCTAAATAACTAATTAGAAGCATGCTTCACTAACACATTTTACATtatcttaaaattataaagtataattctaaaaaaacacgattttttatgtccttagtaattaattattaatttattttacttcttaattattttgtttttcatttcattttattttaaatatatatatattttttattaaatgaaaatacttGGGATACCACGTGAAGATGTACGTATGAcctaatatttattattattattattattacttttttttttttctcataaatgtttacagtgtaattaaatattaaacggTAATTTTGTTCCGTACGATTGAAATTACACGAGAGTATTGCTCACCATTATCTTCgagaattatattttttgttccgtataaatcattaattataattataattatttttaataatatacaaatgtaaaaataaaaaaaaaaggcattTTCTCTGAGCTGCCTATgactcaatttatttttcattatcttACGTTGCAAATTACATATTTgcaaattatcattattattattatcataagtTTTCTTcacgttatatataatttcttataaaagttgcaataaaaataatttatagcaaaagaaataaacaaaattaattaataataatataaacttTGTAGTTTGtaccaattttttatcgtcaataagtaaaaaaaaaaaatattatcaagaAAATGACAAAGAATATCACCAACAAAAGTAacacaattatattttttaaaataaatttcttccttcacttttttttttatcgtactttcttgtgatattatttattttacttatttatatctttaaatatatgtttttattatttttttaatatcataaattatcGAACTCtagtttcattatttttttttttttctaatctctTTTACATATTTGTTGTTTTCATATGCTCGCAGTCACTGAAATAATTTCACGAGATCACGATTTAACatctttttgttttctaagttttttttttttctttttctttgtagattttaaaaagttatttttcatttatttcttaaaaaaaaaaaaaagtttacctaataaatttataataaaaatatcgcgAAGAATAGagtaaaataactaaataatacAGATTAAAACAACACATCTacgtatttataaaaaaaaaaacaactaaatTACAAAGAAAATTAGTCGTGATTAGACGATAAATAAACCCACCGAATATCaaagaagaaaagaaaaaataccagtaaaaatatttttaaatgaacatCTGATAATTGcttagagtttttttttaaatactttagaGTGGCCCTAGCTCGGTAACTTGTATCTATTAAGagatgattaataaaaattttagtttgaattaattatctttttttttctctagacaatcaaattattactttattccagtcattataaatttttctataaatataaacggCCACCGAGTTACGAATCCGTTATACAGAGAAAGTCTAttggttaatttattaattaattattttcttcatcaataattaattgatgaaactaaataataataataataataacattcatTGCCTCAAAATGGCTCAActtatttagtaaaaaaatcataataagaataaatgaaataagagagagaaagagagagagagagtttCATtcaaagaatgtttttaatttttaaaatatcttaactctcatatttaatataataatataagatTTCTATTCGCGTATAATTCATATTACAATTCATTACTCTTTTTCTATATCGAGTAGTCGCTtacttaaaacaaataaaaaatcaattaattatattaattaattaataatattaactactataatattaataataataatgtagaaaaaaaaaaaataaaaaaaaaatacttaatgagAATGAAACGATTTAAATGTGGGGTTGTTGAAAAAAGcgtttttgttattaatgtccgtttaaaaaactaattattctGCATTGATGATTGGAATACTGCTATCGATAGATctatttacttaattatttattattaatattatttttttaaattatttaatttagagCCTTTGTTTGAGAAAGTCATCTACTCACAAAATGTACattctattaaaataaaaaaaaaaaaatatcctatcgcgtttttttctttcttttctttttttctttattattatttttattatcattatcattattattataattattatattattttgtatttgtttttttttgttcgatctattttttttttaagtgtaacTCTACATTTCGATTATTGCATTGCATGAAAAAATATGGCCTCTTTTGAATGCTATATTTAACAAAGACATTAACACCGTACAACATTGTTGATTTTGCTCCGTGAGATATTaacaattgaatatttataataaaaaataaaagtatataaatttttaattcttttttttttttttataaaaactcaaTTAGTTATCTCGATGACTACATGTATTTACttggtttattattttctttcgtCCATTtctctttttgtttttagtattttattattttttttttattttttcatttttgtacaCTAATATGTAAAAGCATTTATTACTACGTCATGATTATTTATCTGAGTATCGCGGATTTACATCGGAGGGTCTGGGtatgtttaagaaaaaaaaaaaaagcgagtCTTTGCGAACAAACAATTCACTCCTGATAAATATTACCAGTAAAAAGGTATATAATATTGTCTACACAcggctattttattttaatttttttttcttttttcttttttttttttttttttttttttttactgataaatatactttgcaaagtaattaaatattcgtTTGAGATAAGCGTTAGATGATAGTAAAAGacaaataataactttttttttttacataggCCACACATGggaatgtatttaaataaatctcaaGTACGAATAATCTCATAATAAAAGTTGTCACCCGGTATGTAACAATTTCAAGAGATtcctaattaaataaaaaaagaaaaaaaaaacaaagaaataaaaaccaaaaagggGTCTTTCACTACATCACATCAGCCGGATTATATAATAAGTTCCAATATgatacaatatttataagtattatcattaacttattattgtttttctaTTATAAATTGGGATTGAGTCGTATTACGGTGATGGCTACAACTCTcttatcatattttaacaCAACTATTATATCGTGTTGTGTGtctgtttaattaaatctcTACGACTGTTACAAGCAAACCCGAATCATCGTTATTCTCTCGCCCGTCATCGTCATCATTGTCACCAACAACAACGAGAACAAAACTGatgatttttaatcaaattaatcaaacaataatatatattataacaataataataataaaaatgaatatttatctCCGATATATTTGTGGTGCTGATCGACTATGAGGGAAGaagttgataattatttttattattattattataataattattctcaCGACGATACCAAATTGATTAGATTTACCGGATATACAACAACCGGCagttattatcattttattattattattattattatcattattattcacTTTCACGTAAGTTAGCCACTACTGAAGAGTTGAATTTAAACTCTCAGGCAAGCGGTAATTCATCATGTGAAATGGCGGAGTCGCGGGGCTGCCAGGCTGACTGTTGGACGCACCTATGTTAGTCGAGCCGCGTCCCCGTTTTCGCCTCTGCAAAAGCCCCTTTCGGACCATGTAGAAGCGAATCGTGCTGATCGGAATGTTGTATTTCTCAGAAGCTACTTGAAACGTTTTGCCGCGGGCCACCATGTCTGATGCCAACTTTAACTCTGCTTCTGAGCGTCGTTGTCGTCTTTGATAACCTACATGGacaaaatcattatttttaatatgtatatttaaatatatatccaaCAAGACCCtaaataaactattgctgATAAATATGGAATATTGCTGGGAATTTAATcaagattttttaaactttaatttataagcGGCAATAACTCAATGGATATTAATTCAACCGACTGATTCTTGAtactgaataaattattaagtcTAAAGATTCAAACTTTAcaaactatatatatgtagatagatatatatagcctgttagtttattttaaatttatgaaaaaactttggataacttaaaaaaaactatttccaAGTTTAAAGAAAtgattataacaataaaacaaataaatattttaccttCGATAGCAGGAAAGGGACTGTTACTGTTACTATTATTGGTTGTGTTGCAATTGTTTGACGTTGGTACCATACTGATTGAATAGGGCTTGTCctgttgaaaaaattgttcatcGGGTTCCATTTTAACCATACCAGGTGTTTCAGTCATTGTTGCTTCACAGGAACTCAGTGCTTTTTCCAAATGCTGAAGTGCCTCGGTGTGTTCAATATTTTCAGTGTGATcgattgtcaaaaaattagaaggTTCTGTGACTGGTGGATCGGTTGGAGTTACGGTTATAGAAGTATTGTTTATCGGATTTAATGTGACGTTTGgagaattttcaagaaaagCTATGGGGTCATCAGATGGCAATTGTCCATCATCCTCTTCCTCATCTTCCTCGTCTTCCATGACATCTTTCATACTGGGGGGTGCTTGGGGTACTTTTTTAATCGGAGTAGTTGGCTCTGAATGTGTACTTGAGATACTTGGTGGTGTTGAAGTTTCTTGATTGAGATCTCGGCCTTGATTTGACAACCCAcgtatctaaaaattattattattattatttttgttgttgttagAATTCAGGTCCATgattataatcaataaataaaaactatcaGGTGATTTAGAACAAAacaaatgttaattatttatttattcatttacacGACGTTTCGTTGGGTATCCCAACTTCCTCAGGCATCGTGTGCTGATAATGTTCATGATGCCTGAGAAAGTTGGGATACCTACGTCgcgtaaatgaataaataaataattaaaatttattttggtcTAAATCACCTGATagttcttatttatttattgatgattattattattatgataaaaataattaaattgattgttACCTGAAGAACATCTGCAGCTTGCATCAATTTAGCAAGCTGTTGTTGTTCAACATAAACCTCTCCTCGATACATGAATTCAACGAGAGCCTGTAGCTCCCACATACGCATATCCCGTAAGAAAATAATGGGATGCGTGCATGGTATTTCCAGTAATAATCTCTCTAGATAATCACTGCAGGCAGACAATACTACCTTGTGACACTTGATAGATCCACCATCGCAGGCCAATGTAACATCAACAAACTGCTCGGAACTTAGTAATTTTGGAAACGCATTGTGCATATTCGACTGATGTGAGTTCCAAGATACACAAAACTGTTGACGATCTCCATCAGGATAATTACCCGGCGTGGGTAAACTGTTTCCAGACTCCATGATCTTAAATGATAGATCCAActtgacgatttttttttttatctagaataaaaataaccatcattattataaataaaatagcaaCAACAATTGATGTAATGGTAATAATATAAAACTGATTAAAGATTCAAATGTGCAGCtcttgaataaaatatcagaATTCTTAAACAGTCTTATTGACGTAAACTAAAACAATCGTTAGATCATTTATgtaaacaatttataaaatatacttgaaaagtttaaattaaatccaatgatatgggtaaaaaaaaataaacaaataatataataataataatgaacgtACGTAaaacttgaagaaaaaatcgattttacaTGAGCATTTGattgcaatttaaataatagcaaatatttaaattaaataaagattaaaaaataagcaacaatgaaaataaataaacggagTAATTATTGTTAGTAAGTGACGATGACAATTGccaacatatatatgtatatattgttaaGAGAGAGAGTGGAGAGAGTGGAGAGACAAAGGAGAGCGGGAAATAAAGATGTTAACAAAAACTAACGAGTATAGATATTAAAGAATTAACAACATGGCTGTCACAAAGTATATAAGAGAATCTccattaacaataaaattactgCCGAAAAGTATGGGGACAAGCGGCACAAGAGAGCGTTGCGctagtaaattataaaactaataaaactttaaatggcAAATCT
This genomic interval from Microplitis mediator isolate UGA2020A chromosome 2, iyMicMedi2.1, whole genome shotgun sequence contains the following:
- the LOC130678628 gene encoding protein bric-a-brac 1-like isoform X2 encodes the protein MESGNSLPTPGNYPDGDRQQFCVSWNSHQSNMHNAFPKLLSSEQFVDVTLACDGGSIKCHKVVLSACSDYLERLLLEIPCTHPIIFLRDMRMWELQALVEFMYRGEVYVEQQQLAKLMQAADVLQIRGLSNQGRDLNQETSTPPSISSTHSEPTTPIKKVPQAPPSMKDVMEDEEDEEEDDGQLPSDDPIAFLENSPNVTLNPINNTSITVTPTDPPVTEPSNFLTIDHTENIEHTEALQHLEKALSSCEATMTETPGMVKMEPDEQFFQQDKPYSISMVPTSNNCNTTNNSNSNSPFPAIEGYQRRQRRSEAELKLASDMVARGKTFQVASEKYNIPISTIRFYMVRKGLLQRRKRGRGSTNIGHSSDLR
- the LOC130678628 gene encoding probable serine/threonine-protein kinase mkcB isoform X1, translating into MESGNSLPTPGNYPDGDRQQFCVSWNSHQSNMHNAFPKLLSSEQFVDVTLACDGGSIKCHKVVLSACSDYLERLLLEIPCTHPIIFLRDMRMWELQALVEFMYRGEVYVEQQQLAKLMQAADVLQIRGLSNQGRDLNQETSTPPSISSTHSEPTTPIKKVPQAPPSMKDVMEDEEDEEEDDGQLPSDDPIAFLENSPNVTLNPINNTSITVTPTDPPVTEPSNFLTIDHTENIEHTEALQHLEKALSSCEATMTETPGMVKMEPDEQFFQQDKPYSISMVPTSNNCNTTNNSNSNSPFPAIEGYQRRQRRSEAELKLASDMVARGKTFQVASEKYNIPISTIRFYMVRKGLLQRRKRGRGSTNIGASNSQPGSPATPPFHMMNYRLPESLNSTLQ